One stretch of Accipiter gentilis chromosome 20, bAccGen1.1, whole genome shotgun sequence DNA includes these proteins:
- the LYRM4 gene encoding LYR motif-containing protein 4 isoform X1 yields MAASSRAEVLRLYRALLRESQRFGGYNYRRKEQERDCPSLKKLVSVLDAALLLLAGESRGRVVPWLCRRRLASLPNPDTMCCGQAEGAACDEGAEFTRPDAQGALLLGWLPLLAVGERHAPFFGRWYICLRAIGIGQVSVRYPLCLQGVLPTNTSKIVLLNGSLFTLPLSWTTGRDM; encoded by the exons ATGGCAGCGTCCAGCCGGGCCGAGGTGCTGAGGCTGTACCGGGCCCTGCTGCGGGAGAGCCAGCGCTTCGGCGGCTACAACTACAG GAGAAAAGAACAGGAGAGAGATTGTCCCAGCCTGAAAAAACTCGTGTCTGTTCTGGATGCTGCCCTTCTTCTCCTGGCGGGGGAGAGCCGGGGACGGGTTGTGCCCTGGTTGTGCCGGAGGAGGCTGGCTTCCCTGCCAAACCCTGACACCATGTGCTGCGGCCAGGCTGAGGGTGCTGCGTGTGATGAGGGAGCAGAGTTCACTCGTCCTGATGCACAGGGTGCCCTGCTGCTTGGCTGGCTGCCTCTTCTGGCTGTTGGTGAAAGACATGCCCCGTTTTTTGGTAGATGGTATATCTGCCTGCGTGCTATAGGCATAGGCCAGGTCTCCGTCAGATATCCCCTGTGTTTGCAGGGGGTGCTCCCCACCAACACTAGCAAAATTGTATTACTCAATGGGAGTTTATTCACTTTACCACTCAGTTGGACCACAGGCAGAGACATGTGA